One window from the genome of Pseudomonadota bacterium encodes:
- a CDS encoding thiolase family protein, producing the protein MRKMSDVVFVSAVRTPMGSFGGTLKDMIVYDLGSFPAREALKRANVNGDEVDEAIIGNCRQAGNHVNPGRTVALKAGCAQNLPGVTINKACPAGMKAISMAVQQIVMEQDTIVLCGGMESMSTIPYLLKGARFGGFKMGDRKLEDGWGDSFDPIAKVSMGMTAENVADKYGIKREDMDLYAFNSHQRAQQAVDKGWFAEEITPITIPATRKKPEYQFAADESIKAQTTVEKLATLRTAFKKDGKVTAGNACGLTDGSAMLVAMTREEAEKRGVKPLFSVVDFTQAAVDGTFMGEGPGISVPKVLKRAGMEVGDIDLFEINEAFASQVLANVAMLNLDMDCLNIHGGAIALGHPTGCSGARIVVTLYHALKRLDKEMGVASICGGGGATMAVIIKRES; encoded by the coding sequence ATGCGTAAAATGAGTGATGTGGTTTTTGTCAGCGCTGTTCGCACCCCAATGGGTAGTTTCGGTGGAACCTTGAAAGATATGATTGTCTATGATCTGGGGTCATTCCCGGCTCGTGAGGCACTGAAACGGGCCAATGTAAACGGTGATGAAGTTGATGAGGCGATCATTGGTAATTGCCGCCAGGCCGGAAACCATGTCAATCCTGGGCGAACGGTGGCCCTGAAGGCTGGTTGTGCTCAGAATCTTCCCGGAGTTACGATCAATAAGGCCTGTCCCGCCGGCATGAAGGCGATATCCATGGCCGTTCAGCAGATTGTGATGGAACAGGATACTATCGTTTTGTGTGGCGGGATGGAATCCATGAGTACTATTCCCTACCTGTTGAAGGGTGCCCGTTTTGGCGGTTTTAAAATGGGGGACCGGAAGCTGGAAGATGGTTGGGGCGACAGCTTTGATCCCATCGCCAAGGTTAGTATGGGGATGACGGCGGAGAACGTAGCGGATAAATATGGGATCAAACGGGAGGATATGGATCTTTACGCCTTCAATTCCCATCAGCGGGCTCAGCAGGCAGTTGACAAGGGCTGGTTTGCTGAAGAAATTACCCCGATAACCATCCCGGCAACCCGCAAAAAACCTGAGTATCAATTCGCTGCCGATGAATCCATTAAAGCCCAGACTACAGTTGAAAAACTGGCAACATTAAGGACGGCTTTCAAAAAGGATGGAAAAGTAACCGCCGGGAATGCCTGTGGTTTGACCGATGGTTCGGCGATGCTGGTGGCCATGACCCGGGAAGAAGCGGAGAAAAGAGGAGTAAAACCGCTGTTTTCCGTGGTGGATTTTACCCAGGCTGCCGTTGACGGTACGTTCATGGGTGAGGGACCCGGGATTTCCGTTCCTAAGGTGCTTAAGAGGGCCGGCATGGAAGTTGGAGATATCGATCTGTTCGAAATTAACGAAGCTTTTGCTTCCCAGGTGCTTGCCAACGTGGCCATGTTGAATCTGGATATGGATTGTCTAAACATTCACGGTGGTGCCATCGCCCTGGGGCATCCCACCGGTTGCAGCGGCGCCCGGATTGTCGTCACCCTTTACCACGCCTTGAAACGTCTGGATAAAGAAATGGGCGTGGCTTCAATCTGCGGTGGCGGTGGGGCGACCATGGCGGTTATCATTAAGAGAGAATCATGA